A window of the Brumimicrobium sp. genome harbors these coding sequences:
- a CDS encoding PglZ domain-containing protein, translating to MQAKILWADDEIDLLKPHILFLNEKGYDVEIVVSGSEAIEKCEENSYDVVFLDENMPGISGLDALEKIKEISPLTPIVMITKSEEESIMEEAIGGKIADYLIKPVNPNQILLSLKKILEQSKLISDKVTSRYQMEFSKIGMELNGRLDAEEWASLYKRLVNWDIEFSKAEEQGMREVFNMQLKDANNLFSRFITDNYSDWLDGDDSRPQMLHTLFKDRVFPHLKEQVYLLVIDNLRFDQYQMLKPLLAKYFVTEQEDVVYSILPTATQYARNAFFAGLMPSEIQKKYPNLWVGELDEEGKNNFEPDLLEHQLKRLGKNIKMAYRKITNLEAGKRLLANLSQLKNNDLNVIVYNFVDMLSHARTDMKMIRELADDEAAYRSLTVSWYEHSPLQDILKEIAQSGAKLIITTDHGTVKVNNTVKIVGPKETNTNLRYKVGKNLNYDAKSVFEVRKPEDIFLPKDSGADCFVFCKNNDFFVYPNNLNHYSKYYMDTFQHGGISLEEMLIPYVELRGKK from the coding sequence ATGCAAGCAAAAATTCTTTGGGCAGACGACGAAATTGACTTATTAAAACCACATATTCTTTTTTTGAATGAAAAAGGGTATGATGTGGAGATAGTTGTAAGCGGTAGTGAGGCAATTGAGAAATGTGAGGAAAACTCCTATGATGTGGTATTTTTAGACGAAAATATGCCTGGTATTTCGGGATTGGATGCCTTGGAAAAAATCAAAGAAATTTCTCCTTTAACTCCGATTGTGATGATTACAAAAAGTGAAGAAGAGAGTATCATGGAGGAAGCAATTGGTGGAAAAATTGCGGACTATTTAATAAAACCGGTAAATCCCAATCAAATTTTGTTGAGTTTAAAGAAAATTCTCGAGCAAAGTAAATTGATTTCGGATAAGGTCACTTCACGCTATCAGATGGAATTTTCTAAGATAGGGATGGAACTGAATGGACGCTTAGATGCTGAAGAATGGGCTTCTCTCTACAAACGATTGGTTAATTGGGACATTGAATTCTCTAAAGCGGAAGAGCAGGGGATGAGGGAGGTGTTCAATATGCAATTAAAAGATGCAAATAATTTATTTTCTCGCTTTATAACAGATAATTATAGCGATTGGTTAGATGGAGATGATAGCAGACCTCAAATGTTACACACTTTGTTTAAGGATAGGGTTTTCCCTCATTTAAAAGAGCAAGTATATTTATTGGTAATTGATAATTTACGTTTTGATCAATATCAAATGTTAAAACCCTTATTGGCTAAGTATTTTGTGACTGAACAAGAAGATGTGGTTTATTCCATTTTGCCTACTGCTACTCAATATGCTCGAAATGCTTTTTTCGCTGGACTGATGCCTAGTGAAATTCAAAAAAAATATCCCAATTTATGGGTTGGAGAGCTAGATGAAGAAGGAAAGAATAATTTTGAACCTGATTTATTAGAGCATCAATTAAAGCGTTTGGGTAAGAATATTAAAATGGCTTATCGCAAAATCACGAATTTAGAAGCAGGTAAGCGCTTGTTGGCTAATCTTAGTCAGCTGAAAAATAATGATTTGAATGTAATAGTATATAATTTTGTAGATATGCTATCGCATGCTCGTACAGATATGAAGATGATTCGTGAATTAGCAGATGATGAAGCGGCTTATCGTTCTTTGACTGTGAGTTGGTACGAACATTCGCCCTTACAAGATATTCTTAAAGAAATTGCACAATCTGGTGCTAAACTGATTATTACAACTGACCATGGAACGGTTAAGGTAAATAATACCGTTAAGATAGTTGGTCCCAAGGAAACAAATACTAATTTACGCTATAAAGTGGGTAAGAACCTGAATTATGATGCGAAAAGTGTCTTTGAGGTACGCAAGCCAGAAGATATATTCTTACCAAAGGATAGCGGTGCAGATTGTTTTGTATTCTGTAAAAACAACGATTTCTTTGTATATCCGAATAACCTAAACCATTATTCTAAATATTATATGGATACGTTCCAACACGGTGGAATTTCTCTGGAAGAGATGTTGATTCCTTATGTGGAGCTTAGAGGGAAGAAGTGA
- a CDS encoding HD domain-containing protein, which produces MRPNLNINNKKKIINDPVYGFISLPKDIIFDLIEHPYFQRLRRIKQLGMSHVVYPGALHTRFHHAIGATHLMMKAIQTLRYKGVEITDEEETSVLIAILLHDIGHGPFSHTLEHDIVKNINHEDISLLFMKRLSKEFGGQLDMAIQIFEDKYPKPFLHQLVSSQLDMDRMDYLNRDSFYTGVSEGIIGSDRIIAMLDVRGNQLVVEQKGIYSIEKFLVARRLMYWQVYMHKTVVSSEVLLISILQRAKELCKAGAQLFASPSFLLFLENDFGIEDFENDSNLLNQFALLDDTDVVGAIKVWQSHEDKVLATLAKALIQRKLLKIEIDTQAFSDERIAYEKEQASKTLSISKEDACYFVHTDTLRNNAYNEEEENINLLMKDGSIKDVSQAADNLNIHALSEPVKKYYLCYPTHKNTN; this is translated from the coding sequence TTGCGACCAAATCTCAACATAAATAACAAAAAGAAAATCATAAACGATCCTGTCTATGGTTTTATTTCCCTGCCGAAAGATATTATTTTTGATTTAATTGAACATCCTTATTTTCAACGTTTACGAAGAATTAAGCAATTAGGGATGTCTCATGTTGTTTACCCTGGCGCTCTACATACACGCTTTCATCACGCTATTGGAGCCACACATCTGATGATGAAAGCTATTCAAACTCTGCGATATAAAGGTGTTGAAATTACAGATGAAGAAGAGACTTCTGTATTGATTGCTATTTTACTACATGATATTGGTCACGGACCTTTTAGTCACACGCTTGAGCATGATATTGTCAAAAATATTAACCATGAAGATATTTCTTTATTATTCATGAAAAGGCTTTCTAAAGAATTTGGAGGTCAGCTTGATATGGCTATTCAAATTTTTGAAGACAAGTATCCTAAACCCTTTTTGCATCAATTGGTTTCAAGTCAGTTGGACATGGATAGAATGGATTATCTCAATCGCGATAGTTTCTACACAGGTGTTTCGGAAGGAATAATTGGCAGTGATCGTATCATTGCTATGCTGGACGTTCGAGGTAATCAACTTGTAGTTGAGCAAAAGGGTATCTACTCAATTGAGAAATTCTTAGTAGCAAGACGACTAATGTATTGGCAAGTGTATATGCACAAAACTGTTGTGTCGTCAGAAGTTCTGCTTATTTCTATCTTACAAAGAGCAAAAGAATTATGTAAGGCTGGAGCTCAACTTTTTGCAAGTCCCTCCTTCTTATTATTTCTTGAAAATGACTTTGGAATCGAGGACTTTGAGAATGATTCCAATTTATTAAATCAATTTGCTTTGTTAGACGATACGGATGTTGTAGGTGCTATCAAAGTTTGGCAATCGCATGAAGACAAAGTATTAGCCACTCTGGCTAAGGCATTAATACAACGAAAGCTTTTAAAAATTGAGATTGATACCCAAGCTTTTTCAGACGAACGCATTGCTTATGAAAAAGAACAAGCTAGCAAAACTTTAAGCATAAGTAAAGAAGATGCTTGCTATTTTGTGCATACGGACACCTTGAGAAACAACGCATACAATGAAGAGGAAGAAAATATCAATTTATTGATGAAAGATGGAAGTATAAAAGATGTGAGTCAAGCTGCTGACAACCTGAATATTCATGCACTCTCGGAGCCGGTGAAGAAGTATTATTTATGCTATCCAACACATAAAAACACTAATTAA
- a CDS encoding patatin-like phospholipase family protein: MQIKKTRIAITIDGGGIRGVFPLMLLNHINCLLLKQGFNKKVSDLVDFVSGTSAGAIISAGMVIRKNGMQLFSIDDLLDLYVSRGPQLFNLTNPGKAQSEGLRLLLKRKLKDIYLSDLTSEFALVSFDIKTNTPFIFEKSNTNLLLTELSTVLAACSAIPGYFAPVNFKDHILIDGIAAAKNPSMIGWEYIQKLFPDDEILFLSLGTGELTGEYFDTMEEEVNHVHQSMLTAADKNPKLHYYRLQPTICFADPRMDNASPENIHALMQDATTFIEKEQDTFQKIIELML, encoded by the coding sequence ATGCAAATTAAAAAAACTAGAATAGCTATAACAATTGATGGGGGCGGAATTCGTGGAGTTTTCCCATTAATGCTATTAAACCATATTAATTGCTTGCTTCTCAAACAGGGATTTAATAAGAAGGTTAGCGATCTAGTGGATTTTGTTTCTGGAACTTCTGCAGGGGCAATTATTTCTGCAGGAATGGTTATTAGAAAGAATGGAATGCAATTATTTTCTATAGATGATTTGCTCGATTTATATGTTTCCAGAGGACCACAACTATTTAATTTGACTAATCCAGGCAAAGCGCAATCTGAAGGGCTTCGTCTATTGTTAAAAAGAAAATTAAAAGATATTTATCTATCCGATTTGACCTCTGAATTTGCTTTGGTTAGTTTTGATATAAAAACAAATACCCCTTTTATCTTTGAAAAGAGTAATACGAATTTATTGTTAACAGAATTAAGCACTGTTTTAGCAGCATGCAGTGCTATTCCCGGGTATTTTGCACCAGTTAACTTTAAAGATCACATTCTAATTGATGGTATTGCTGCGGCTAAAAATCCTTCAATGATAGGATGGGAATATATTCAAAAGTTGTTTCCCGACGATGAGATATTGTTCTTAAGCTTGGGGACAGGAGAGTTGACTGGGGAATACTTTGATACGATGGAAGAAGAGGTGAACCATGTACACCAATCCATGTTAACAGCAGCAGATAAAAACCCTAAACTTCATTATTATAGGTTGCAACCTACTATTTGTTTTGCAGACCCAAGAATGGATAATGCATCTCCAGAAAATATCCATGCTTTAATGCAAGATGCAACTACTTTTATTGAAAAGGAGCAAGATACCTTTCAAAAGATAATTGAATTAATGCTTTAA
- the lpxD gene encoding UDP-3-O-(3-hydroxymyristoyl)glucosamine N-acyltransferase, with protein MEFSAEQIAGILGGEIVGNAQETVSGLSKIEEGQPRTLTFLANMKYEPHIYTTNASIAIVSNEFTPEKALPDTLTLIKVQDPYSCFAKLLEFYNQMHKKQPKIEPNCYIAESAKVGKDVYIGAHTYISENCVIGDNAVIYPNTFIGENVTIGEHTTIHPNVSIYHGCVVGNHCLIHAGAVIGADGFGFAPDEKGEFQKVPQIGNVVLEDHVDVGANATIDRATLGSTILRRGVKIDNLVQIAHNVEVGQNSAFAAQAGVAGSAKVGKHVLVGGQAGISGHIKIADNTMVVAQSGIPNSVKRSGETLMGSPGIPIDDFKKSYVGFRRLPQIMQRLQEIENKLKDNK; from the coding sequence ATGGAATTTTCGGCAGAACAAATAGCAGGTATTTTAGGAGGAGAAATAGTAGGGAACGCCCAAGAAACTGTTTCTGGTTTATCTAAAATCGAAGAAGGACAACCAAGAACACTTACTTTCTTGGCAAATATGAAATATGAACCTCATATTTATACAACGAACGCTTCGATAGCTATTGTCTCCAACGAATTTACACCTGAAAAAGCATTACCTGATACACTAACCTTGATTAAGGTCCAAGATCCATATAGCTGCTTTGCTAAATTATTGGAGTTTTACAATCAGATGCATAAGAAACAACCGAAAATCGAACCCAACTGCTACATTGCAGAAAGCGCAAAAGTAGGGAAAGATGTGTATATCGGTGCGCATACATATATCAGTGAGAATTGCGTGATAGGCGACAATGCTGTTATTTATCCGAATACTTTTATTGGAGAAAATGTAACGATTGGAGAGCATACCACAATTCATCCGAATGTATCTATTTATCATGGTTGTGTGGTTGGAAATCATTGTTTAATTCATGCTGGTGCCGTAATTGGTGCAGATGGTTTTGGCTTTGCTCCCGATGAAAAAGGAGAATTCCAGAAAGTACCACAAATTGGAAATGTCGTTTTGGAAGACCATGTTGACGTGGGTGCGAACGCAACTATTGACAGAGCTACACTAGGTTCAACCATTCTTAGACGAGGAGTTAAAATTGATAATCTCGTACAAATTGCACATAACGTTGAAGTAGGTCAAAATTCAGCCTTCGCTGCACAAGCTGGAGTTGCTGGTTCTGCAAAAGTTGGAAAACACGTACTGGTTGGAGGTCAAGCAGGTATCAGTGGACATATTAAGATTGCTGATAACACTATGGTCGTTGCTCAATCAGGAATTCCAAACTCTGTAAAACGCTCTGGTGAAACATTAATGGGCTCTCCGGGTATTCCTATTGATGATTTCAAGAAATCTTACGTTGGTTTCCGTAGGCTACCACAAATTATGCAGCGTTTACAAGAAATAGAAAATAAATTAAAAGATAATAAATAG
- a CDS encoding bifunctional UDP-3-O-[3-hydroxymyristoyl] N-acetylglucosamine deacetylase/3-hydroxyacyl-ACP dehydratase yields the protein MIEYQRTLKESVKLIGVGLHTGEKVEVEICPAPENHGYKFQRIDVEGQPIIDADANLVVATDRGTTLEQNGARVYTTEHLLAALYGMQVDNALIKLTGQEIPIMDGSSYPFVKAIESVGYQDQTAEREYFELTENIKWEDTEIGVEFLAVPDPCYRLTVMVDYRSPALGTQHATIYQINEFKEEISTCKTFVFLRELEQLAKMGLIKGGDIDNAIILVEREDIKQEELDELAKILGKEGLKVELNGIGTLNNYQMKFQNEPARHKLLDIIGDLALVGKPIKAHILAARPGHRGNVGFAKVLKEQIKKQKNGPRYFDLEKTPIYDINQIENMLPHRYPFLLVDRIIEITEDSIVGYKNITMNEPQFTGHFPNNPIFPGVLQVEAMAQCGGIFALHNVDEPHLYSTYFMKIDNVKFKQKVIPGDTIVFELTLISPIRRGLVNMAGKGYVNGNLVVEAEMLAQVIKDKVEQ from the coding sequence ATGATTGAATATCAAAGAACACTTAAAGAATCTGTAAAATTAATTGGAGTTGGACTCCATACAGGAGAAAAAGTTGAAGTAGAAATTTGCCCTGCACCTGAAAATCATGGATACAAATTCCAACGAATTGATGTTGAAGGTCAACCTATCATTGATGCAGATGCTAATTTAGTTGTAGCAACTGATAGGGGAACAACTTTAGAGCAAAATGGCGCTCGCGTTTATACTACTGAGCATCTACTAGCAGCATTATATGGAATGCAGGTAGATAACGCATTAATTAAACTAACTGGACAAGAGATTCCAATTATGGATGGTAGTTCGTATCCGTTTGTTAAGGCTATTGAATCTGTAGGATACCAAGATCAAACTGCTGAAAGAGAGTATTTTGAACTCACTGAAAACATTAAATGGGAAGATACGGAAATCGGTGTAGAATTTCTAGCTGTTCCAGATCCATGTTACCGATTAACTGTAATGGTTGATTATCGTTCCCCTGCTTTAGGTACGCAACATGCTACTATTTATCAGATTAACGAATTTAAAGAAGAGATATCTACGTGTAAAACTTTTGTGTTCTTAAGAGAGTTAGAGCAATTAGCTAAAATGGGACTCATCAAAGGAGGCGACATTGACAATGCCATTATTTTGGTGGAAAGAGAAGATATCAAACAAGAAGAATTAGACGAATTGGCTAAAATTCTTGGAAAAGAAGGACTTAAAGTGGAATTAAATGGAATTGGTACGCTAAATAATTACCAAATGAAATTCCAGAATGAACCTGCTCGTCACAAATTACTTGATATCATTGGAGATTTAGCATTAGTAGGCAAGCCTATTAAGGCACATATTCTAGCTGCTCGACCTGGTCATAGAGGAAACGTTGGATTTGCAAAGGTTTTAAAAGAGCAAATCAAGAAGCAAAAGAATGGACCTCGCTATTTTGACTTAGAGAAAACGCCTATCTACGATATCAATCAGATAGAAAATATGTTGCCACACCGCTACCCTTTCTTATTGGTAGATAGAATCATTGAAATCACAGAAGACTCTATTGTAGGATACAAAAACATCACTATGAATGAGCCTCAATTCACAGGGCATTTTCCAAATAATCCCATTTTCCCTGGAGTATTGCAAGTAGAAGCAATGGCTCAATGTGGAGGTATTTTTGCTTTGCACAATGTGGATGAACCTCATCTTTATTCCACTTACTTCATGAAAATTGATAATGTGAAGTTTAAGCAAAAAGTTATTCCAGGAGATACCATTGTTTTTGAATTGACACTCATCTCCCCAATTCGACGTGGTTTGGTAAACATGGCAGGAAAAGGATATGTGAATGGAAATTTAGTAGTAGAAGCTGAGATGTTAGCTCAGGTGATAAAAGATAAAGTAGAACAATGA
- the lpxA gene encoding acyl-ACP--UDP-N-acetylglucosamine O-acyltransferase, whose translation MISNLAVVSPHAKIGENVVIESFTTIYDDVVIGDGCKIGPNVTIYSGTTIGNNCEIYPGSVIGADPQDLKYKGEKTTVEIGNHTVIRECVTIHKGTTDRMKTTIGDHCLIMGYVHVAHDCEIGNHVILANYVGLSGHVTIEDYAIIEGKAGTQQFIRIGAHSFIAGATLIRKNVPPFVRAAREPISYAGVNAVGLRRRDFSDEDIKHIEDIYRILFVQNTNISAALKQIETDLPDTELTRQVVNFVKESDKGIIRGLM comes from the coding sequence ATGATAAGTAATCTTGCAGTAGTATCTCCTCATGCAAAAATTGGAGAAAATGTGGTTATCGAATCGTTCACCACCATTTATGATGATGTCGTAATTGGTGATGGATGTAAAATTGGCCCAAACGTTACAATATATTCGGGAACAACAATTGGAAATAATTGTGAAATCTATCCAGGTTCAGTTATTGGTGCCGATCCGCAAGATTTAAAATATAAAGGAGAGAAAACTACTGTAGAAATTGGTAACCACACTGTTATTCGAGAATGTGTGACCATACATAAAGGAACCACAGATAGAATGAAAACGACTATCGGTGACCATTGTTTAATTATGGGGTATGTACATGTTGCCCATGATTGCGAAATTGGAAATCATGTAATCTTAGCTAATTATGTTGGATTATCGGGACATGTTACAATTGAAGATTACGCAATTATTGAAGGAAAAGCTGGTACACAACAATTTATTCGAATTGGTGCACATTCTTTCATTGCTGGAGCTACTCTGATTAGAAAGAACGTTCCTCCTTTTGTACGTGCAGCAAGAGAGCCTATTAGTTATGCAGGTGTTAATGCTGTCGGGCTTAGAAGAAGAGATTTTTCAGATGAAGATATTAAACATATCGAAGATATATACCGCATTCTTTTTGTGCAAAACACAAATATTTCTGCCGCTTTAAAACAAATCGAAACAGATTTACCAGATACAGAACTCACACGTCAGGTAGTTAATTTTGTGAAAGAAAGCGATAAGGGAATTATTCGTGGATTAATGTAA
- the rlmD gene encoding 23S rRNA (uracil(1939)-C(5))-methyltransferase RlmD, whose protein sequence is MVNRGETIELEISDLAFGGMGIAKIHTDKGDFILFVQNTFPGQKVLARIVKKRKTHAECSLIKILQRSPLENINQYQEISGAPYIHVPVNIQEEYKQKITLQVYKRIAGLQNIDDLFDTFISSPDHYFYRNKMEYSFSCIEHDMETDEDIDDAFALGFKHRGTWWKVENLNAPSGMFDEEWETFLKEFRIFLSKFELPAWHPPKKEGFFRHIVVRKSFYQDQLLINLVTSSEGLEKFNAKKVGDFLKEKLGDRIAGFQHTINDNVADRAKIENGSVRLIFGKEFITEKLHDLFFDISMESFFQTNPKSAEQLYNKALDYVFEGEHSLNGKVVMDLFCGTGTIGQLLAQRSSNTKVIGVDIVEEAIENAKTNALKNNIHNVEFFAADVGKFLKNFPEYVGVIDTIVLDPPRAGIAPKTLLKVIELGARRIVYISCNPSTQARDIKTLEEHGYQTKKISLVDQFPHTSHIEAIGLFEKMN, encoded by the coding sequence TTGGTTAACAGAGGAGAAACCATCGAATTAGAAATTAGCGACCTAGCCTTTGGTGGTATGGGAATCGCTAAGATACATACAGATAAAGGAGACTTCATTCTCTTTGTGCAAAATACTTTTCCCGGACAAAAGGTTTTAGCTAGGATTGTAAAAAAAAGAAAAACTCATGCTGAATGCAGTTTAATAAAAATCTTACAACGTTCTCCTTTAGAAAACATCAACCAATATCAGGAAATTAGCGGTGCTCCATATATTCACGTGCCTGTTAATATTCAAGAAGAATATAAGCAAAAAATCACACTTCAGGTATATAAAAGAATAGCTGGACTCCAAAATATTGATGATTTATTTGACACCTTTATTTCATCTCCTGACCACTATTTCTACCGAAATAAAATGGAGTATTCCTTTTCATGCATTGAGCATGATATGGAAACAGATGAAGATATTGATGATGCCTTTGCTCTTGGTTTTAAACATAGAGGTACTTGGTGGAAAGTTGAAAATTTAAACGCTCCCTCAGGTATGTTTGATGAAGAATGGGAAACTTTCCTAAAAGAATTCCGCATTTTCTTATCAAAATTTGAGTTACCTGCTTGGCACCCACCTAAAAAGGAAGGATTTTTCCGTCATATTGTGGTTCGGAAATCATTCTACCAAGATCAATTACTCATTAATCTGGTTACTTCCTCTGAAGGACTAGAAAAATTCAATGCTAAGAAAGTAGGAGATTTCTTAAAGGAAAAACTAGGTGATCGCATTGCCGGCTTTCAACATACCATCAACGATAACGTAGCTGATAGAGCGAAAATCGAAAACGGAAGTGTGCGCCTAATTTTCGGGAAAGAATTCATCACTGAAAAATTACATGATCTCTTTTTTGATATCAGCATGGAAAGTTTCTTTCAAACAAATCCTAAAAGTGCAGAACAGCTATACAACAAAGCTCTTGACTATGTGTTTGAAGGAGAACATTCACTTAATGGCAAGGTAGTCATGGATTTATTTTGTGGAACAGGAACTATTGGGCAACTTTTAGCACAACGTTCATCCAATACAAAAGTCATAGGCGTTGATATCGTTGAAGAAGCTATTGAAAATGCTAAGACCAATGCCTTAAAGAATAATATACATAATGTTGAATTCTTTGCTGCTGATGTAGGGAAATTCTTAAAAAACTTCCCAGAATATGTTGGAGTAATAGACACTATCGTACTCGATCCACCAAGAGCTGGTATTGCTCCGAAAACCTTATTAAAAGTGATTGAACTCGGAGCTCGAAGGATTGTATATATTTCATGTAATCCATCCACACAAGCTAGAGATATTAAAACCTTGGAAGAACATGGCTACCAGACCAAGAAAATCAGTTTGGTTGACCAATTCCCACATACTAGCCATATTGAAGCAATAGGACTTTTTGAGAAAATGAATTAA
- a CDS encoding T9SS type A sorting domain-containing protein — protein sequence MKHVYFLLFMLVGANGFSQIPEFEFQLYFEDAAGNKDTVTLGHSPLATNLIDSDFGEINIINKPWDSIFEVRASNVYWEGYPFADTAIVQSKKQIVNKEEVGNNYITFDIKAKNWPVTISWDSTLFHGLGDTLQFAGTWMTAWQYGLWWWDEGMQPIYFWKQNKMLLYNELFVYNLNNTLVDYYITNNNDTIYTMWFNFADSTALTLSTENEKKLKEIVIYPNPFQNSFNLPEDISPSKIQIRDIKGSKIEFEQKGNSINLINCNPGVYFISFTLNNQLYNYKIIKQ from the coding sequence ATGAAACACGTATATTTTTTATTGTTTATGTTGGTAGGAGCAAATGGTTTCTCTCAAATCCCTGAATTTGAATTTCAGCTGTATTTTGAAGATGCGGCAGGGAATAAGGATACTGTGACACTTGGGCATTCTCCTCTTGCAACAAATCTTATTGATAGTGATTTTGGCGAAATTAATATTATCAACAAACCGTGGGACAGTATTTTTGAAGTGCGCGCCTCTAACGTATATTGGGAAGGATACCCTTTTGCAGACACTGCAATCGTGCAATCAAAAAAACAGATTGTTAATAAGGAGGAAGTAGGAAATAACTACATTACTTTTGATATAAAAGCAAAAAATTGGCCCGTAACAATAAGTTGGGATTCAACGCTTTTTCATGGGCTAGGTGACACACTACAATTTGCTGGAACTTGGATGACAGCATGGCAATATGGACTATGGTGGTGGGATGAAGGAATGCAACCTATTTATTTTTGGAAACAAAACAAGATGCTTCTATATAATGAGTTGTTTGTTTATAATCTAAATAACACGCTTGTTGATTATTATATAACGAATAACAACGATACAATCTATACAATGTGGTTTAATTTTGCAGACAGTACGGCATTAACATTATCAACAGAAAATGAAAAAAAGTTAAAAGAGATTGTCATTTATCCCAACCCTTTTCAAAATTCTTTTAATTTACCAGAAGATATTTCCCCCTCTAAAATACAAATTAGAGATATAAAAGGAAGCAAAATTGAATTTGAACAAAAAGGAAACTCAATTAATCTAATTAATTGTAATCCTGGTGTTTATTTTATTTCTTTTACTCTAAACAACCAACTGTATAATTATAAAATTATCAAGCAATGA
- the tsaE gene encoding tRNA (adenosine(37)-N6)-threonylcarbamoyltransferase complex ATPase subunit type 1 TsaE: MTFTAYSEKDLKAISVELLEYIQPHKILAFYGEMGVGKTTFISYLAKTMGVEEQVSSPTYGYVNEYVSKDFGKIYHFDLYRINSEEEAYNIGIEEYIYDENYVFLEWAENIENLLPEDYVRVEISKNQNGDRIIEVTL, translated from the coding sequence ATGACATTTACAGCTTATTCAGAAAAAGATCTCAAAGCAATTAGTGTAGAGTTGTTAGAATATATTCAACCTCACAAGATTTTGGCATTTTATGGAGAAATGGGAGTTGGAAAGACTACTTTCATTTCATATCTTGCTAAAACAATGGGAGTGGAAGAACAAGTGAGCTCGCCAACTTATGGTTATGTAAATGAATATGTCAGTAAAGACTTTGGAAAAATCTATCATTTTGATTTGTATAGAATTAATAGTGAAGAAGAAGCCTATAATATAGGTATCGAAGAGTATATCTACGATGAGAATTACGTATTTTTAGAATGGGCGGAAAATATTGAAAACCTTTTACCTGAAGATTACGTAAGAGTTGAAATTAGTAAGAATCAAAATGGAGACAGAATTATAGAGGTAACACTATGA